From a region of the Methanolobus tindarius DSM 2278 genome:
- a CDS encoding type II/IV secretion system ATPase subunit, whose translation MQKISDKIRKLSSIRNKHKKPSDTVAQETDELEPIVSFEPDIDTEEIERYWVDEPYVFISILKYDNDLFYHVVEPELNEIERSVLDEVLFTIGDVLTLKQVKDLDKIDKDNKYKLLKEKIKELLSDYSQRSGNSFEKIFYYIKRDFIDFGKIGSIMKDPTIEDAWCNGVGIPVYIFHSTYGNLITNITFESDEDIAAFVMRVAHQSSRHISKSSPILDTVMQDGSRINITYGHEISPKGSSFSIRKQKKVPLTPLDLIAWNTFSSDIMAYFWLCMENGKNILICGGTASGKTSTMNAVCMFIPLNVRVVTLEDTREIQLPHENWIPMVTRGGISQDNVGNIDLEDLLRASLRQRPDYLLVGEVRGSESQILFQAMNAGHATCSTFHAGSPTEVINRFTNPPINVPAAMFTALDIICMQSTTFESGTEIRKVSKIAEVTGVSESIDIQDVFIWSKLNDHFEYHQSKVLDEIKSRRGWNEVDLENNLNKRKYFLETLIAKNIRGYNEIIFWINYFNSSPEKSIQELNHQ comes from the coding sequence ATGCAAAAGATATCTGATAAGATCAGAAAACTATCAAGCATCAGAAATAAGCATAAAAAACCTTCAGATACAGTTGCCCAAGAAACAGATGAATTAGAGCCAATTGTATCATTTGAACCTGATATCGATACTGAAGAGATAGAACGTTATTGGGTTGATGAGCCTTATGTATTTATTTCTATCTTAAAATATGATAATGATCTGTTTTATCATGTTGTTGAACCGGAACTTAATGAAATAGAAAGATCAGTACTTGATGAAGTTCTGTTCACAATAGGTGACGTACTCACCCTAAAACAAGTAAAAGATCTGGATAAAATTGATAAGGACAACAAATACAAGCTCCTTAAAGAAAAAATAAAAGAATTACTTTCTGACTATTCACAGAGATCAGGAAATTCTTTTGAGAAAATATTCTACTATATAAAGAGAGATTTCATTGATTTTGGAAAGATAGGTTCCATCATGAAGGATCCTACTATCGAAGATGCATGGTGCAATGGAGTGGGGATTCCTGTTTATATTTTTCATTCAACCTATGGGAATCTTATAACTAACATTACATTCGAGAGTGATGAAGATATAGCTGCCTTTGTTATGAGAGTCGCACACCAGAGCTCCAGACATATTTCTAAATCCTCTCCGATACTTGACACAGTAATGCAGGACGGATCCAGGATTAATATCACATATGGACATGAAATCAGTCCAAAAGGAAGCTCTTTCAGTATAAGAAAGCAAAAAAAAGTCCCTTTAACTCCTCTTGACCTGATTGCCTGGAATACTTTTTCCTCAGATATTATGGCTTATTTCTGGCTTTGTATGGAAAATGGGAAAAATATACTGATATGCGGTGGTACGGCAAGTGGAAAAACATCCACCATGAATGCAGTCTGCATGTTTATTCCTTTAAACGTCAGAGTTGTAACTTTAGAGGATACGCGGGAAATACAGTTGCCACATGAGAACTGGATACCAATGGTTACCCGTGGAGGAATCTCACAGGATAATGTTGGAAACATTGATCTGGAAGATCTTCTGCGGGCCTCCCTGAGACAAAGACCTGACTATTTACTGGTTGGGGAAGTCAGGGGTAGCGAGTCACAAATATTATTCCAGGCGATGAATGCAGGCCATGCTACATGTTCAACTTTCCATGCAGGTTCTCCTACAGAAGTAATAAACCGATTTACAAATCCACCAATTAATGTTCCTGCAGCCATGTTTACAGCATTAGATATAATATGTATGCAGTCTACGACGTTTGAAAGTGGTACTGAAATAAGGAAAGTATCCAAAATAGCTGAAGTTACAGGTGTTTCAGAATCAATTGACATTCAGGATGTATTCATATGGAGCAAACTAAATGATCATTTTGAATATCACCAGTCCAAAGTTCTTGATGAAATAAAATCAAGAAGAGGATGGAATGAAGTAGATTTAGAAAATAATCTCAATAAAAGAAAATATTTTCTGGAAACTTTAATAGCAAAAAATATCCGGGGTTACAATGAAATCATATTTTGGATAAATTATTTCAATAGTTCTCCTGAAAAAAGCATACAGGAATTAAATCACCAGTAA
- a CDS encoding winged helix-turn-helix domain-containing protein yields the protein MTDNTNEELKEDEKSNFLKLFYALDSKTRLAIIQSLFENEKHISEIAREQKISVPVAAKHVNILEDANLVKRNIYGKTHVLELNNKDVAKSLDILAPTKTVEVKKGTNLLDALKEVAIIETKKLRGKDHVISTNGDEGFFIYELDGQFCDQTVQNCIFRKDVTVVWKKLEPVAKLCLNIKVRDDD from the coding sequence ATGACAGATAATACTAACGAAGAATTGAAAGAAGATGAGAAATCTAATTTTTTAAAATTATTCTATGCACTTGATAGCAAAACAAGATTAGCTATTATTCAAAGTTTATTTGAAAATGAGAAACATATTTCAGAAATTGCCCGTGAGCAAAAAATCTCCGTGCCTGTTGCAGCAAAGCATGTTAACATCCTGGAAGATGCAAATCTTGTTAAAAGAAATATTTATGGAAAAACTCATGTTCTGGAATTAAACAATAAGGATGTGGCCAAATCACTTGATATTCTGGCACCAACTAAGACTGTAGAGGTCAAAAAAGGAACAAATCTTCTGGATGCTCTGAAGGAAGTTGCCATTATCGAAACAAAAAAATTACGAGGAAAAGACCATGTAATCTCAACTAATGGAGATGAGGGGTTTTTTATCTATGAACTGGATGGACAGTTTTGTGATCAAACAGTTCAGAATTGCATATTCAGAAAAGATGTAACTGTTGTCTGGAAAAAACTGGAACCTGTGGCAAAATTATGCTTAAATATCAAAGTGAGAGATGATGACTAA
- the mtaA gene encoding methylcobamide:CoM methyltransferase MtaA, giving the protein MSETDPHISKKFQDILDGKKVTPPLTGTVTTSPILDLMEISGSSRPEADSNPEKMAKLASSLHTVAKLEVIRIPFDVTVVGEALGCQIDIGTKARTPSIITHPFEKDPSEFDVPVDLLEKGRIHVVMEAISLLKNDKGLSVPIVAGIEGPADLSSYLCGIKPFLKLTVKKPEIARKIVEKCVDACIACANAYFLSGADAVVLADATSSPEMIGPAAFREIIKPELVRFNENIQGHSILHICGEIDSIVPDILECGFSAISVEENVKDLEYVVNSAHSNNIAVIGNISTAHTLYIKTPNDVRKEAFECLDTDIDILAPGCGLAPETPLRNLLAMVEARNEYV; this is encoded by the coding sequence ATTAGCGAAACAGACCCTCATATTTCAAAAAAATTTCAGGATATACTTGATGGAAAAAAAGTTACCCCTCCCCTTACAGGCACGGTCACCACATCACCAATACTTGATTTGATGGAAATTTCCGGATCCAGCAGGCCTGAAGCAGACAGCAATCCGGAAAAAATGGCAAAACTTGCTTCTTCTTTACATACTGTTGCAAAACTCGAGGTCATACGTATTCCATTTGATGTGACAGTTGTCGGTGAGGCACTTGGATGTCAAATTGATATCGGCACAAAAGCAAGGACACCATCGATAATAACTCATCCTTTTGAAAAAGACCCTTCAGAGTTTGATGTACCAGTTGATCTGCTGGAAAAAGGAAGAATACATGTTGTAATGGAAGCAATTTCACTTCTTAAAAATGATAAAGGATTGTCAGTTCCTATTGTTGCAGGCATTGAAGGGCCTGCTGATCTTTCTTCTTATCTTTGTGGAATAAAACCATTTTTAAAATTAACTGTAAAGAAACCTGAAATTGCAAGGAAAATTGTAGAAAAATGTGTTGATGCCTGTATTGCCTGTGCCAACGCCTATTTTCTTTCAGGTGCGGATGCAGTGGTGCTTGCAGATGCCACGTCTTCTCCGGAGATGATAGGGCCTGCTGCATTTAGAGAAATTATAAAACCTGAATTAGTCAGATTCAATGAAAACATACAAGGTCATAGTATTCTACATATTTGTGGTGAAATTGATAGTATAGTTCCGGATATCCTTGAATGCGGTTTCAGTGCTATAAGCGTGGAAGAAAATGTGAAGGATCTGGAATATGTGGTAAATAGCGCACACAGTAATAATATAGCTGTAATAGGGAACATTTCAACTGCACATACTCTATATATAAAAACACCAAATGATGTTAGAAAAGAGGCTTTTGAATGTCTTGATACTGATATCGACATCCTTGCTCCGGGATGTGGGCTGGCTCCGGAGACACCTTTGAGAAATCTTCTTGCCATGGTGGAGGCAAGGAATGAGTATGTTTGA
- the amrS gene encoding AmmeMemoRadiSam system radical SAM enzyme has protein sequence MIKEAMLYEKLDDGKVRCNLCAHRCRISPGKRGFCAVRENRDGTLYTLNYNVVSSEALDPIEKKPLYHFYPGSLVYSLGTIGCNFRCKHCQNWTISQISIDEANAIEISPEKAVQRAVSSGARSIAWTYNEPTIWFEYTYDCARLAKEKGLGTVYVTNGYITREALETIAPYLDAFRVDIKAFTEEFYRNITSAKLAPVLESAKLAKELGMHVEVINLVIPTLNDSENEIREMSKWINENLGADTPVHFTRFHPYYKLQDISSTPVETLEKAYFIAREEGIKYVYIGNVPGNGHEHTFCPECGELLIKRGMFGLESYELTDKGACPRCGAYVNIVSDD, from the coding sequence ATGATAAAGGAAGCTATGCTCTATGAGAAACTTGATGACGGTAAGGTCCGATGTAATTTATGTGCCCACAGGTGCAGGATATCACCTGGTAAGCGTGGTTTTTGTGCTGTGAGGGAGAACCGGGACGGGACTCTTTACACGCTGAATTATAATGTTGTTTCAAGTGAAGCTCTTGATCCGATTGAGAAAAAACCGTTGTATCATTTTTATCCCGGCTCACTTGTTTATTCTCTTGGGACCATAGGATGTAATTTCAGGTGTAAGCATTGTCAGAACTGGACAATTTCACAGATAAGTATTGATGAGGCTAATGCCATTGAAATAAGCCCTGAAAAGGCTGTGCAAAGAGCTGTGTCTTCCGGCGCAAGGTCAATTGCATGGACTTATAATGAGCCGACAATATGGTTTGAGTACACTTATGATTGCGCCAGGCTTGCAAAGGAAAAGGGACTTGGTACGGTTTACGTTACAAATGGATATATAACTAGGGAAGCTCTGGAAACAATAGCTCCATATCTTGACGCTTTCAGGGTTGATATCAAGGCTTTTACTGAGGAGTTCTACAGGAATATTACAAGTGCTAAACTTGCTCCTGTTCTTGAGTCTGCAAAACTTGCAAAGGAGCTTGGAATGCATGTGGAAGTTATTAATCTGGTTATCCCTACTCTCAATGATTCTGAAAATGAGATACGTGAAATGTCTAAGTGGATTAACGAGAACCTGGGTGCAGACACTCCAGTTCATTTTACACGTTTTCATCCTTACTACAAGTTGCAGGATATTAGCTCAACTCCTGTAGAAACACTGGAAAAGGCTTATTTCATTGCAAGGGAAGAAGGTATTAAATATGTGTATATAGGCAATGTTCCGGGAAATGGTCACGAACATACTTTTTGTCCTGAATGTGGAGAATTGCTTATAAAAAGAGGTATGTTTGGATTAGAGTCTTATGAACTGACAGACAAGGGTGCTTGCCCGCGTTGCGGCGCTTATGTTAATATTGTGTCAGATGATTAG
- a CDS encoding DUF7289 family protein, giving the protein MIKIKSGCCQRKHKDLRDFLGNERAISAAISAVLLFGIVVSVITLVYVQYIPEWKTSAEQSHMDDVFYDMAGMKNELDILSGYARTEPSTSLSVSVPIKMGGASLPMFSPEKSSGRLTINDDDFGINIVGTTPGIDYNSDPLLLDLGTVSYISDNHYFINQKYVYESGALILAQDSFSLMRLGPQMDIRKTHNSSNITVEFNVIDLNGPRKAISSNSIEEVNFRTNGSDSLYWDGVLFTDMTMTIQTSYPTSWESYFETLADDAGIDSAEYSVNSNDTAVVFFLEGSSGEDIMINVTKTFFDARLNLLS; this is encoded by the coding sequence ATGATAAAAATAAAAAGCGGTTGCTGCCAGAGGAAGCATAAGGATTTAAGAGATTTCCTTGGCAATGAAAGAGCTATTTCTGCTGCAATCTCTGCTGTCCTTCTTTTTGGTATAGTGGTATCTGTGATAACTCTTGTTTATGTGCAGTATATTCCTGAATGGAAAACCTCTGCGGAACAGTCACATATGGACGATGTCTTTTATGATATGGCAGGGATGAAAAATGAACTTGATATCCTTTCAGGTTATGCAAGAACCGAACCTTCCACAAGCCTTTCTGTAAGTGTTCCCATAAAGATGGGTGGAGCTTCACTGCCCATGTTCAGCCCTGAAAAGTCCAGTGGAAGACTTACTATAAACGATGATGATTTTGGAATTAATATTGTGGGAACCACTCCGGGAATAGATTACAATAGTGATCCTTTACTACTTGATCTTGGAACTGTAAGTTACATCTCTGATAATCATTATTTTATAAACCAGAAATATGTCTATGAGAGCGGAGCTCTCATTCTGGCCCAGGATAGCTTTTCATTAATGCGTCTTGGTCCTCAGATGGATATAAGAAAAACACATAATTCCAGTAATATAACTGTGGAATTTAATGTAATTGATCTAAACGGTCCCAGAAAAGCTATCAGCAGTAATTCTATCGAAGAGGTTAACTTCAGAACCAATGGTTCTGATTCTCTTTACTGGGATGGTGTACTGTTTACGGACATGACAATGACTATTCAGACATCATATCCCACTTCCTGGGAAAGTTATTTTGAAACATTAGCAGATGATGCAGGAATTGATTCGGCAGAATATTCTGTAAATTCCAACGACACTGCAGTTGTATTTTTCCTTGAAGGAAGTTCCGGTGAAGATATCATGATAAATGTTACAAAGACATTTTTTGATGCGAGGCTGAATCTTTTGTCCTGA
- a CDS encoding LamG-like jellyroll fold domain-containing protein — MGTQLKNEKSGIMEIFHDENAVSEIIGEILLTAIAVLAFSVIAVFVFSYLESEDAVHADVDGWVDVSSDTVYLRHSGGENIDLDKVELVLNLNGTRRDISSSQLKQLIGSNSWHLGQTIVIDTDLLWNTTINEDDYVGMILLQTDSNLVIESGSLLGEELEMGSGSGSGGNVTPSQYDPVADFIYSPASPGVLQTVTFTDQSTDSDGTVVAWSWNFGDGGTSTVQDPSHQYSSAGTYTISLTVTDDDGNTDSVSQGVTVVAPSGIFANSIILNKNSIGGVIKDGGYISFTNDGNYRYVDIDGTRYNLALSDEVKLEVVNDQTSGHISMGGSDSISNFNLNVNLYINDVLQDTGLVTNIYVYPISNYYSTLKYELPSYSSQTYLKVDSDTIINWQTNNSGINISNIGFYGSGSTEINFNPSNTYITCSGYYELFPPEETEEPGTSSVIPVSRWKFDEGSGSVAYDSVNGNDASIQDAKWSVGTAINNSAMYFDGNGDYLVVSDDNSLDFDQNVSLIFWLRLANNNNDYCIIGKGANDQDNFDVFVSSGELWFEWTSSGYHYVETTGMNLQKNTWYQIGVVADGNDVSFYKDATFVESLSMNGYSLVPNNYDLWIGRQNYGSNDYYFRGYLDEVEIYNVTLDESDMADYYARTNP, encoded by the coding sequence ATGGGAACACAGCTTAAAAATGAAAAATCTGGAATCATGGAAATATTCCATGATGAAAATGCAGTTTCCGAAATAATCGGTGAGATACTTTTGACAGCTATAGCTGTGCTTGCATTTTCTGTAATAGCTGTGTTTGTATTCTCCTATCTTGAATCAGAAGATGCTGTGCATGCAGATGTAGATGGCTGGGTGGATGTCAGTTCAGATACTGTCTATCTGAGGCATTCAGGCGGTGAGAATATTGACCTTGATAAAGTGGAATTAGTCCTTAATCTGAATGGCACACGCAGGGATATATCCTCGTCACAACTGAAGCAGCTAATAGGGAGCAATAGCTGGCACCTTGGACAAACCATTGTAATTGATACGGATCTTCTCTGGAACACGACCATCAATGAGGATGATTACGTTGGCATGATTTTACTGCAAACGGATTCCAATCTTGTTATTGAAAGTGGTTCTCTTCTAGGAGAAGAACTCGAAATGGGTTCAGGGTCTGGATCAGGTGGCAATGTAACACCATCACAATATGATCCGGTTGCTGATTTCATATATTCACCTGCAAGTCCCGGGGTGCTTCAAACGGTTACCTTTACAGATCAGTCTACAGATTCAGATGGAACAGTTGTTGCATGGTCATGGAATTTCGGTGACGGAGGAACTTCTACAGTTCAGGATCCTTCACACCAGTACTCTTCCGCAGGAACCTATACAATAAGCCTTACTGTTACCGATGATGATGGAAATACAGACAGTGTTTCCCAGGGAGTAACTGTTGTGGCTCCATCGGGTATATTTGCAAACAGTATAATCCTGAATAAAAACTCAATAGGCGGCGTAATTAAGGACGGCGGCTATATCAGCTTTACAAATGATGGTAATTACCGGTATGTAGATATAGACGGTACCAGGTACAACCTGGCTCTATCTGATGAAGTCAAACTTGAAGTTGTAAATGACCAGACTTCAGGACATATTTCCATGGGTGGTAGTGATTCCATATCAAATTTCAACCTGAACGTTAATCTGTACATAAACGATGTCTTGCAGGACACAGGTCTGGTCACAAATATCTATGTTTATCCAATCTCGAATTATTATTCAACTCTAAAATATGAACTTCCATCTTATAGCAGCCAGACCTATCTTAAAGTGGATAGTGACACAATCATTAACTGGCAAACCAATAATTCCGGTATCAATATTTCAAACATCGGTTTCTATGGTTCAGGAAGCACTGAGATCAATTTCAATCCTTCTAACACCTATATTACCTGTAGTGGTTATTACGAGCTTTTCCCTCCGGAAGAGACAGAAGAACCAGGAACATCATCTGTGATTCCTGTTTCAAGATGGAAATTCGATGAAGGTTCAGGTTCAGTTGCTTATGACAGTGTTAATGGCAATGATGCTTCTATCCAAGATGCAAAATGGTCTGTCGGCACAGCAATAAATAATTCAGCGATGTATTTTGACGGTAATGGTGATTATCTTGTCGTTTCAGATGACAATTCCCTTGATTTTGACCAGAATGTGAGTCTGATATTCTGGTTAAGACTTGCAAATAATAATAATGACTATTGTATTATCGGTAAAGGAGCAAATGATCAGGACAACTTTGACGTTTTTGTCAGTAGTGGAGAACTCTGGTTTGAATGGACAAGTTCAGGTTATCATTATGTTGAAACTACAGGAATGAATCTTCAGAAAAATACCTGGTATCAGATAGGTGTTGTTGCTGATGGAAATGATGTGAGCTTCTACAAAGATGCTACATTTGTAGAGTCACTTTCTATGAATGGTTATTCACTTGTGCCAAATAATTATGATTTGTGGATAGGCAGGCAGAACTATGGCAGCAATGACTATTATTTCCGTGGTTATCTCGATGAGGTGGAGATATACAATGTAACACTGGATGAGTCAGATATGGCAGATTACTATGCGAGGACAAATCCATGA
- a CDS encoding type II secretion system F family protein yields the protein MDIIDSAAHLIFGKYVRRHIHRYEDQRLLIRKAGLGMLIEQYIAQTYFFSFIMALFAGFVGLLAGYYLLGNVRPYMLGVGTEIPWIWSNFHLLLSIGLAVLFAVIASSLTYYIFMSIPEVQANVRGTLINQSLPHTTAYLYAMSHGGGMNLIDIMKSLAQNYYIYGAAAEEVGYIVKDMEYYGTDLLQAFDRAGQRTPSKKFKDFLDGMTSIVTSGGDVSSYLKAKNDQYRLTATKEQKIFFETLSVLAEVYISAFVAGPLFLITILVVLGLVSSSSASILNLIVYLIIPIGTVIFLLLLNSLTNDNPKIPDFYVVEKKLDIFSHIPLKAGESDEEVKRKNMRNYARIVKFIDKVTHPLALFTNNPSHVLFITVPVSLVYLFYTVNEYINVANILYINSFNVLTVSIIDDQIFIALIILLVPFIIFDELRTYRVNQIENHIPDFLNNLASINEAGILLVDAIVMSMQLKIGILHSEVKRLVNDISWGAKLDDALKKFEFRIRTEMTRRIINLIIKANEATGDVKSVLAIAAHDADIQRQLKKERNAEMFVYIFIIYIAFMVFLFIVYILAAYFLPAMPASTEGAISGLSLSTAFDLDKYTLIFFHAAMIQGFCSGLVAGKMGGGTIHSGYKHSIMMMSIAYILFAFFI from the coding sequence ATGGATATCATCGACTCAGCAGCTCACCTTATATTCGGAAAATATGTGAGGAGACACATCCATCGATATGAGGACCAGCGCCTTTTAATTCGTAAAGCAGGGCTGGGTATGCTGATAGAACAATACATTGCCCAGACTTATTTCTTTTCGTTTATAATGGCATTGTTTGCAGGTTTTGTCGGACTGCTTGCCGGATATTACCTTCTTGGAAACGTCAGGCCCTATATGTTAGGTGTTGGTACTGAAATTCCCTGGATCTGGTCGAATTTTCATTTATTGCTAAGTATCGGGCTGGCTGTTCTTTTTGCTGTAATAGCCTCCTCATTGACATATTACATTTTCATGTCAATACCTGAAGTACAAGCAAATGTAAGGGGAACACTCATTAACCAGTCTCTTCCACACACTACTGCATATCTCTATGCAATGAGCCATGGTGGTGGAATGAATCTTATTGATATCATGAAGTCACTGGCACAGAACTATTACATTTATGGTGCTGCGGCAGAAGAAGTGGGTTATATCGTAAAGGACATGGAATACTATGGTACCGATCTTCTTCAGGCTTTTGACCGTGCTGGACAGAGAACCCCTTCCAAGAAATTTAAGGATTTTCTGGATGGAATGACTTCCATTGTGACCAGCGGTGGTGATGTAAGCTCATATCTCAAGGCAAAGAATGACCAGTACCGACTCACCGCTACAAAAGAGCAGAAAATATTCTTTGAAACTCTTAGTGTGCTTGCAGAAGTATATATCTCAGCGTTTGTTGCAGGCCCGCTGTTTTTGATAACTATTCTTGTAGTACTGGGACTTGTAAGTTCAAGCTCAGCTAGTATTCTAAATCTGATAGTTTACCTGATTATCCCGATAGGAACCGTTATTTTCCTTCTTCTGCTTAATTCACTGACAAATGATAATCCGAAGATTCCTGATTTCTATGTTGTGGAAAAAAAACTGGATATTTTTTCCCATATTCCATTAAAAGCCGGAGAATCAGATGAAGAAGTCAAAAGGAAAAATATGCGCAATTATGCCAGAATTGTAAAGTTCATTGATAAGGTTACACATCCACTGGCTCTTTTCACAAATAATCCATCTCATGTTTTATTTATTACTGTACCTGTTTCACTAGTGTACCTATTCTATACCGTTAATGAGTACATAAATGTTGCAAACATTCTCTATATAAATAGCTTCAATGTTCTGACTGTAAGCATAATCGACGATCAGATATTCATAGCACTTATTATTCTGCTTGTTCCTTTCATAATTTTTGATGAACTACGAACCTATCGCGTAAATCAGATTGAAAATCACATTCCTGATTTTCTCAATAATCTGGCAAGCATAAATGAGGCTGGAATTCTTCTAGTCGATGCTATTGTCATGAGTATGCAGCTTAAGATAGGTATCCTTCATTCAGAAGTAAAACGTCTTGTAAATGATATTTCATGGGGAGCAAAGCTTGATGATGCACTGAAAAAATTTGAGTTCAGGATACGTACGGAAATGACCAGACGTATCATTAATCTCATAATTAAAGCCAATGAGGCTACAGGTGACGTAAAAAGCGTGCTGGCAATTGCAGCTCATGATGCTGACATCCAGAGGCAGCTTAAAAAAGAACGTAATGCAGAGATGTTTGTTTACATCTTTATTATTTACATAGCTTTCATGGTTTTTCTGTTCATAGTTTACATACTGGCAGCTTATTTCCTGCCGGCAATGCCTGCATCCACAGAAGGTGCAATTTCAGGTCTAAGCTTGTCGACTGCTTTTGACCTTGACAAATATACCCTGATATTTTTCCATGCAGCTATGATACAGGGTTTCTGTTCAGGTCTGGTAGCAGGGAAAATGGGAGGCGGAACCATTCATTCAGGATATAAGCATTCCATCATGATGATGTCAATTGCTTACATACTCTTTGCATTCTTCATCTGA
- a CDS encoding type II/IV secretion system ATPase subunit, with the protein MMEPQDLIIDEKLLTENEEVPIDDKKSSRLSTLVTDIKSGINSIIHPRTRLPDYDPEIHGLLVEFEIPDGYQEVERYWVNEPYSFISILEKGNIYYYHVVEPTLTLYEKDILERVYDDLQDILSLGGVSTDRNKETVLMENALALFNRYHASLEISSTYKIFYYLKRNFLGHDRINSLMLDPGIEDISCDGIEVPVFMYHNKYRNIKTNIAFSEEELNSLVIKLCQKSGKHISVGEPMVDATLPDGSRLQATLGKEITTRGSSFTIRKFRGDPITPIDLVNYNTCNIEMMAYFWLAMENGDCAIFAGGTASGKTSLLNAVSLFIPPLSKVVSIEDTRELTLHHDNWIAGVTRKPLNVNSLGEISMYDLLRSALRQRPEYILVGEIRGEEALTLFQAISTGHATYSTMHAGDVQTVVNRLDSPPLNVPHVMLQSLDILSIQMQTFVNNKRVRRTQSLVEFTGIDAKTGYIRINELYRWDPISDTFIKTGDSYTLNKVMVARGWDRNKLATELDNRVRILTYLREKNMRDYVRISLVVQAYDANPESVIEAIEADTFQTMIEQNM; encoded by the coding sequence ATGATGGAACCTCAGGATCTAATTATTGATGAAAAACTTCTTACTGAAAACGAAGAAGTCCCCATAGATGATAAAAAGTCTTCCAGATTATCTACTCTGGTTACTGATATCAAATCAGGAATTAATTCAATAATTCATCCACGTACAAGACTTCCTGATTATGATCCTGAAATACACGGTCTGCTGGTGGAATTTGAAATTCCTGACGGATACCAGGAGGTTGAACGTTACTGGGTAAACGAACCTTATTCATTCATCAGCATACTGGAAAAGGGCAACATCTACTATTATCACGTGGTCGAGCCAACGCTGACCTTATATGAAAAAGATATTCTTGAAAGGGTGTATGACGATCTTCAGGATATTCTGAGTCTTGGTGGTGTCAGCACAGACAGAAATAAAGAAACTGTGCTGATGGAAAATGCACTCGCCCTTTTTAACAGGTATCATGCGAGCCTGGAAATATCTTCAACCTACAAGATATTCTACTATCTTAAACGTAATTTCCTTGGCCACGACCGTATAAACTCACTGATGCTGGATCCGGGCATAGAGGATATTTCATGTGATGGGATAGAAGTCCCGGTTTTCATGTATCATAATAAATACCGCAACATAAAGACAAATATTGCTTTCAGTGAAGAGGAACTCAATTCGCTTGTAATAAAGCTCTGCCAGAAAAGCGGTAAGCACATCTCTGTTGGCGAACCGATGGTTGATGCAACTCTTCCTGATGGTTCACGTCTTCAGGCAACCCTTGGAAAAGAAATCACAACAAGGGGAAGTTCTTTTACCATAAGGAAGTTCCGTGGGGATCCAATTACTCCTATTGATCTTGTGAATTATAACACCTGTAACATTGAAATGATGGCCTATTTCTGGCTTGCAATGGAAAATGGAGATTGCGCCATATTTGCAGGCGGTACCGCATCAGGAAAAACATCCCTGCTTAACGCAGTTTCACTCTTCATCCCTCCATTGTCAAAGGTAGTCTCGATTGAAGATACCAGGGAACTTACACTCCATCATGATAACTGGATAGCAGGAGTTACACGCAAGCCACTTAATGTGAACAGTTTGGGTGAAATATCCATGTATGACCTGCTGCGCTCAGCTCTCAGGCAGAGACCGGAATACATACTTGTAGGAGAAATCAGGGGTGAGGAAGCTCTCACACTGTTCCAGGCCATATCCACGGGACATGCAACATATTCCACAATGCACGCAGGTGACGTTCAGACTGTTGTCAACAGGCTTGACAGTCCACCACTTAATGTTCCACATGTAATGCTTCAGTCACTTGATATCCTGAGTATCCAGATGCAGACATTTGTGAATAATAAAAGGGTTCGCAGAACACAGAGTCTTGTGGAATTTACAGGTATAGATGCCAAAACCGGTTACATCCGCATAAACGAACTCTACCGATGGGACCCTATTAGTGACACTTTCATTAAGACTGGGGATTCGTACACCCTGAACAAGGTTATGGTTGCAAGAGGCTGGGACAGGAATAAACTTGCAACTGAACTGGATAACAGAGTCCGCATTCTTACTTATCTCCGAGAGAAGAACATGAGAGATTATGTAAGGATTTCACTGGTAGTACAGGCTTATGATGCAAATCCTGAATCTGTTATTGAAGCCATAGAAGCCGATACATTTCAGACAATGATAGAACAGAACATGTAG